One Pomacea canaliculata isolate SZHN2017 linkage group LG9, ASM307304v1, whole genome shotgun sequence DNA segment encodes these proteins:
- the LOC112571507 gene encoding transcription factor EB-like isoform X1, which produces MFCLAAAIPDSMATVCDDNGGCDDPYYRDGISQGSPESRRDDSESETDTPTSGSVSPGMPDSPYHDHHYSQTIEVEHHGGRRVAGNPPMDTVILVNRDRRTGRREHIVMRSLLKTRASPGRVEKRVVVNKGPAPEIKHANMSMRANLRQQLQRQQMLEIEKRERENSLGSLGKQSQTQPQNINGPVLHGPPEVPPKVLQVETPLEHPTQYHIRQNQKRQVQLYLSQSVRDHHMPAHSMPVLTTGASPVDTQYQLSGSAPTDLDSPASHGLGTSHGYEEMDLLSDLISLESVEPAMDNDLNFIEPSLNPVSATLPPSNFLNHYGTLEVESASATSSSSCPPAFSGRTDPPNQMSEEEARLWAKDRQKKDNHNMIERRRRFNINDRIKELGTLLPKNIDPDMRQNKGSILKASVDYIRRLKHDQEKLRSLEERQRQTDAVNRKIVMRLKHLELLMKNHGISTEFADEGINAVLSTMVSPNTLNLHTIKSEDGMTHLLASGASATSQSFLNSVHIDFMDDSSPVSGDPMLTSEPVSPENDDSSGLV; this is translated from the exons ATGTTCTGTCTCGCTGCTGCTATACCAGACTCCATGGCAACCGTCTGTGATGACAACGGCGGGTGCGATGACCCGTACTACCGGGACGGCATCAGTCAGGGCAGCCCGGAGTCGCGCAGAGACGACAGCGAGAGCGAGACTGACACTCCCACTTCAGGCTCCGTGTCTCCCGGCATGCCCGACTCCCCCTACCATGACCACCACTACAGCCAGACCATCGAGGTGGAGCACCACGGCGGGCGCCGGGTGGCGGGGAATCCCCCCATGGACACGGTCATCCTGGTCAACCGCGACCGGCGCACAGGTCGACGGGAACACATCGTGATGCGCAGCCTCCTCAAGACTCGGGCCTCGCCCGGCCGCGTGGAGAAGCGAGTGGTCGTCAACAAAGG CCCAGCACCAGAGATCAAACACGCCAACATGTCCATGCGGGCAAACCTGCGGCAGCAGCTGCAACGGCAGCAGATGCTGGAAATTGAGAAGCGGGAGCGAGAAAATAGTTTAGGAAGTTTGGGCAAGCAGAGCCAGACGCAACCCCAGAACATCAATGGGCCTGTTTTACATGGTCCACCTGAAGTGCCTCCTAAAGTGCTTCAG GTGGAAACACCATTGGAACACCCAACCCAGTACCACATTCGACAAAATCAGAAACGACAGGTACAGCTGTACCTTAGTCAGTCAGTGCGAGACCACCATATGCCAGCTCACTCCATGCCTGTCCTCACCACTGGTGCATCACCTGTTGATACCCAATATCAGTTGTCTGGTTCAGCACCCACAGATCTGGACAGCCCTGCATCACATGGCTTGGGAACATCTCATGGATATGAG GAAATGGATCTTCTCAGTGACTTGATTAGTTTGGAGTCGGTAGAACCTGCAATGGATAATGACCTCAACTTCATTGAGCCTTCTTTGAATCCTGTCTCAGCCACA CTTCCACCAAGCAATTTCTTAAATCATTATGGCACACTTGAAGTTGAGTCTGCCAGTGCcacgtcctcctcctcctgtcccCCAGCATTTTCTGGGCGCACTGATCCTCCTAATCAAATGTCAGAGGAAGAGGCACGCTTATGGGCCAAAGATCGCCAGAAAAAAGACAACCACAACATGA ttgaaAGGAGGCGAAGGTTCAATATCAATGATAGAATCAAAGAGTTAGGAACATTATTGCCCAAAAACATTGATCC AGATATGCGCCAAAACAAAGGTTCAATCTTGAAGGCCTCTGTGGACTACATACGGCGGCTAAAACATGACCAGGAAAAACTTCGGAGTCTtgaagagaggcagagacagacaGATGCCGTCAATAGGAAAATTGTTATGCGTCTTAAG CATCTAGAGCTGCTGATGAAGAATCATGGCATATCCACAGAGTTTGCTGATGAAGGAATAAATGCAGTCTTGAGTACCATGGTGTCACCAAACACTCTTAATCTGCACACCATCAAATCTGAGGATGGTATGACACATTTACTGGCTTCAGGTGCCAGTGCCACCTCACAAAGCTTCCTGAATTCTGTGCACATAGACTTTATGGATGACAGCTCCCCTGTCAGCGGTGACCCCATGCTGACCTCAGAACCTGTCAGTCCTGAAAATGATGACAGCTCTGGGTTGGTCTAA
- the LOC112571507 gene encoding microphthalmia-associated transcription factor-like isoform X2, whose translation MIKGTADSGIEFDIPDILSLLDGEVEAPPSGYYELKSKAVVGSPAPEIKHANMSMRANLRQQLQRQQMLEIEKRERENSLGSLGKQSQTQPQNINGPVLHGPPEVPPKVLQVETPLEHPTQYHIRQNQKRQVQLYLSQSVRDHHMPAHSMPVLTTGASPVDTQYQLSGSAPTDLDSPASHGLGTSHGYEEMDLLSDLISLESVEPAMDNDLNFIEPSLNPVSATLPPSNFLNHYGTLEVESASATSSSSCPPAFSGRTDPPNQMSEEEARLWAKDRQKKDNHNMIERRRRFNINDRIKELGTLLPKNIDPDMRQNKGSILKASVDYIRRLKHDQEKLRSLEERQRQTDAVNRKIVMRLKHLELLMKNHGISTEFADEGINAVLSTMVSPNTLNLHTIKSEDGMTHLLASGASATSQSFLNSVHIDFMDDSSPVSGDPMLTSEPVSPENDDSSGLV comes from the exons ATGATCAAAGGAACTGCCGATTCAGGGATCGAATTCGATATTCCTGACATCTTAAGCCTACTGGACGGTGAGGTAGAGGCTCCGCCGTCCGGATACTATGAATTGAAGAGCAAGGCTGTGGTCGGAAG CCCAGCACCAGAGATCAAACACGCCAACATGTCCATGCGGGCAAACCTGCGGCAGCAGCTGCAACGGCAGCAGATGCTGGAAATTGAGAAGCGGGAGCGAGAAAATAGTTTAGGAAGTTTGGGCAAGCAGAGCCAGACGCAACCCCAGAACATCAATGGGCCTGTTTTACATGGTCCACCTGAAGTGCCTCCTAAAGTGCTTCAG GTGGAAACACCATTGGAACACCCAACCCAGTACCACATTCGACAAAATCAGAAACGACAGGTACAGCTGTACCTTAGTCAGTCAGTGCGAGACCACCATATGCCAGCTCACTCCATGCCTGTCCTCACCACTGGTGCATCACCTGTTGATACCCAATATCAGTTGTCTGGTTCAGCACCCACAGATCTGGACAGCCCTGCATCACATGGCTTGGGAACATCTCATGGATATGAG GAAATGGATCTTCTCAGTGACTTGATTAGTTTGGAGTCGGTAGAACCTGCAATGGATAATGACCTCAACTTCATTGAGCCTTCTTTGAATCCTGTCTCAGCCACA CTTCCACCAAGCAATTTCTTAAATCATTATGGCACACTTGAAGTTGAGTCTGCCAGTGCcacgtcctcctcctcctgtcccCCAGCATTTTCTGGGCGCACTGATCCTCCTAATCAAATGTCAGAGGAAGAGGCACGCTTATGGGCCAAAGATCGCCAGAAAAAAGACAACCACAACATGA ttgaaAGGAGGCGAAGGTTCAATATCAATGATAGAATCAAAGAGTTAGGAACATTATTGCCCAAAAACATTGATCC AGATATGCGCCAAAACAAAGGTTCAATCTTGAAGGCCTCTGTGGACTACATACGGCGGCTAAAACATGACCAGGAAAAACTTCGGAGTCTtgaagagaggcagagacagacaGATGCCGTCAATAGGAAAATTGTTATGCGTCTTAAG CATCTAGAGCTGCTGATGAAGAATCATGGCATATCCACAGAGTTTGCTGATGAAGGAATAAATGCAGTCTTGAGTACCATGGTGTCACCAAACACTCTTAATCTGCACACCATCAAATCTGAGGATGGTATGACACATTTACTGGCTTCAGGTGCCAGTGCCACCTCACAAAGCTTCCTGAATTCTGTGCACATAGACTTTATGGATGACAGCTCCCCTGTCAGCGGTGACCCCATGCTGACCTCAGAACCTGTCAGTCCTGAAAATGATGACAGCTCTGGGTTGGTCTAA